One segment of Candidatus Tanganyikabacteria bacterium DNA contains the following:
- a CDS encoding 1-acyl-sn-glycerol-3-phosphate acyltransferase — protein sequence MLAVRSVWAWSVLVAWCLIFIPAIAIALVALPRHVAFRFSQWSCRFAFSFIGVRVLAVGEGNWDPDRAYVMMGNHVNFLDPFVMACAFPRYMVAIEKRENFKIPFYGFLMKRWGNIPIDRKNRETAMRTMEEAAVSARDDASWIVIMPEGTRTRTGKMGPFKKGGFYTALAARLPIAPYSLVGSWDVMRTGKGGWLIRPGTIEVHMHPPIETSGYDATTMDELMDRVRAQIAVPLGEAESRPRSFPPRSHDTVRKLDTRV from the coding sequence ATGCTTGCTGTCCGGTCGGTCTGGGCGTGGTCGGTCCTCGTCGCCTGGTGCCTGATCTTCATCCCGGCGATCGCGATCGCCCTGGTCGCGCTGCCGCGGCACGTCGCTTTCCGGTTCTCCCAATGGTCGTGCCGCTTCGCCTTCTCCTTCATCGGCGTGCGCGTCCTGGCGGTGGGAGAAGGCAACTGGGATCCCGACCGGGCCTACGTGATGATGGGCAACCACGTCAACTTCCTCGATCCGTTCGTGATGGCCTGCGCCTTCCCGCGGTACATGGTCGCGATCGAGAAGCGCGAGAATTTCAAGATCCCGTTCTACGGCTTCCTGATGAAGCGCTGGGGCAACATCCCCATCGACCGCAAGAACCGCGAGACGGCGATGCGCACGATGGAGGAGGCGGCCGTGTCCGCCCGCGACGACGCCTCGTGGATCGTCATCATGCCCGAGGGCACCCGCACGCGGACCGGCAAGATGGGGCCGTTCAAGAAGGGCGGTTTCTACACCGCACTCGCGGCGCGCCTGCCGATCGCTCCCTACTCCCTGGTGGGCTCGTGGGACGTGATGCGCACCGGCAAGGGCGGGTGGCTGATCCGGCCCGGCACCATCGAGGTGCACATGCACCCGCCCATCGAGACGAGCGGTTACGACGCGACCACCATGGACGAACTCATGGATCGCGTGCGCGCCCAGATCGCGGTGCCCCTTGGCGAGGCCGAGTCGCGCCCGAGAAGCTTCCCGCCCAGGTCTCATGACACTGTCCGAAAACTAGACACACGTGTCTAG